The Sebaldella sp. S0638 genome has a window encoding:
- a CDS encoding polymorphic toxin-type HINT domain-containing protein: MSSTNVSDKDTGVRRNNQKVMRYKNADGSVKDFSYSGNRSSYEAMEFENGKKGLDSIKLTESEAKALSLGMVSSFEYVVNGAKLTCTGCPGQKVELTVMSQFNVRITGQLAATVMDKLPLINIPMFESCKFASSGLCMPRVAKWVEYHPEKHIHSHNALIKKSKGLCEEKGIIEVFDTGQTVQAERNGKLKQELEDIINSNMTEAEKLAKASEVLSKYNGKEVAVEKLELKSLPDNPDMKYIDLELKAPPSVSGSHSMEQIYPGINGNINGLNESGVFVKVSQDQYIEDYYSTAGATTTKIKGTPSYMGNNPDTYYISKENSDRIVSGYNQFEGEADRKREEWGGKINDFSKNIDLSNGHVKIPGIEGNVYIEKVSGTSGNMNWRVYDPYGELNRRENAIFMKALADKGITAKPSHINTAVQKEQMIFLYERMGPEAYNQKYTNIKDVEQWSKEKMAFDALTNIAEGAYMGRAMKIPAPDSVVKMRNSAFGNEPVEVKKGKVKTGAGVNSKAVGDGNVNQKATACFIAGTLIWGKVVKAIEEIRAGDYVYSYNEGIGQSEERKVLQTFIHDVDEVLDIYLGNDTVITTTEEHPFYVNGKYINAGELKEGMLLMTNSCDKISIVKIVVKKLKEKIKVYNIEVDGNHNYFVGDSFVLVHNKTKNFIPYTDEKRKHIIPPEDGYEAFLEREYIDIRKVGLDDGEIVAKNTGLSQKEVIDMKKHLFLDTHNLSHKGAPYKELYFQADPEIAHIWKKAQIMELNDVEMNWFRQLADHELTEKSYMDAGLPLRDISTYSIEKKEFLDDPVKNAHNKANLTAPQPKTLDLEGVDLFDDWSKYFDKDKNNY; the protein is encoded by the coding sequence ATGAGCAGTACAAATGTAAGTGATAAAGATACAGGGGTTCGCAGAAATAATCAAAAAGTAATGAGATATAAAAATGCAGATGGAAGTGTAAAAGACTTCAGTTACAGCGGAAATAGAAGTTCTTATGAAGCAATGGAATTTGAAAACGGGAAAAAGGGTTTGGACAGTATAAAGCTTACAGAGTCAGAAGCAAAGGCATTAAGTCTGGGGATGGTTTCATCGTTTGAATATGTAGTAAATGGAGCAAAGTTGACTTGTACAGGTTGTCCGGGGCAAAAAGTAGAGTTAACAGTGATGAGTCAGTTTAATGTAAGGATAACAGGGCAGCTGGCAGCAACAGTAATGGATAAGCTGCCGTTAATAAATATTCCAATGTTTGAATCATGTAAGTTTGCAAGTTCAGGACTATGTATGCCGCGTGTAGCAAAATGGGTAGAGTATCATCCTGAAAAGCATATACATTCTCATAATGCTTTGATAAAAAAATCAAAAGGTCTTTGTGAAGAAAAAGGGATAATAGAAGTATTTGATACAGGGCAGACTGTTCAAGCGGAAAGAAACGGTAAATTAAAACAGGAGTTGGAAGATATAATAAACAGTAATATGACAGAAGCTGAAAAACTGGCAAAAGCGAGTGAAGTATTGTCAAAATATAATGGTAAAGAGGTAGCTGTAGAAAAACTGGAATTAAAATCATTGCCGGATAATCCTGACATGAAGTATATTGATTTAGAACTAAAGGCACCGCCAAGTGTATCAGGTTCTCATTCTATGGAGCAGATTTATCCGGGAATTAATGGTAATATAAATGGCTTGAATGAAAGCGGAGTATTTGTGAAGGTTTCTCAGGATCAGTATATAGAAGATTATTACAGTACAGCAGGGGCGACAACAACGAAAATAAAAGGAACACCTTCATATATGGGAAATAACCCTGACACTTATTATATATCAAAGGAAAACTCTGATAGGATAGTTTCCGGTTATAATCAATTTGAAGGGGAAGCAGACAGGAAACGTGAGGAGTGGGGCGGAAAAATCAATGATTTTAGTAAAAATATAGATCTTTCGAATGGGCATGTAAAAATTCCCGGAATAGAGGGGAATGTTTACATAGAAAAAGTAAGCGGTACAAGTGGAAATATGAACTGGCGTGTTTATGATCCTTATGGAGAACTTAACAGGCGTGAAAATGCAATATTTATGAAAGCGCTAGCTGATAAGGGAATAACTGCTAAACCGTCTCATATAAATACGGCAGTTCAAAAAGAGCAGATGATATTTTTATATGAAAGAATGGGGCCGGAAGCTTATAATCAGAAGTATACCAATATAAAAGATGTGGAGCAGTGGAGTAAGGAAAAGATGGCTTTTGATGCTTTGACTAATATAGCTGAGGGAGCTTATATGGGACGGGCTATGAAAATACCTGCACCGGATTCTGTGGTGAAAATGAGGAACAGTGCCTTTGGAAATGAGCCTGTGGAAGTGAAAAAAGGGAAGGTGAAGACAGGAGCAGGGGTAAACAGTAAAGCTGTAGGTGACGGGAATGTAAATCAAAAGGCAACAGCATGTTTTATAGCTGGAACGTTGATATGGGGGAAAGTGGTAAAAGCAATTGAAGAGATACGGGCTGGGGATTATGTTTATTCTTATAATGAGGGAATAGGGCAGAGTGAAGAAAGAAAAGTATTACAGACGTTTATTCATGATGTTGATGAGGTTTTGGATATTTATTTGGGAAACGATACTGTTATAACAACAACAGAGGAACATCCTTTTTATGTGAATGGGAAATATATTAATGCTGGGGAACTAAAAGAAGGTATGTTGTTAATGACAAATAGTTGTGATAAAATAAGTATAGTTAAAATAGTGGTAAAAAAATTGAAAGAAAAAATAAAGGTATATAATATTGAGGTTGATGGGAATCATAATTATTTTGTTGGGGATAGTTTTGTTTTGGTGCATAATAAAACTAAAAATTTTATTCCTTATACTGATGAAAAGAGGAAGCATATAATTCCGCCAGAGGATGGATACGAAGCATTTTTGGAAAGGGAGTATATTGATATAAGAAAAGTTGGGTTGGATGATGGAGAAATAGTAGCTAAAAATACAGGATTAAGTCAAAAGGAAGTTATAGATATGAAAAAACATTTATTTTTAGATACTCATAATCTATCACATAAAGGAGCGCCATATAAAGAATTATATTTTCAGGCAGATCCAGAAATTGCACACATTTGGAAAAAAGCTCAAATAATGGAATTAAATGATGTAGAAATGAATTGGTTTAGGCAGTTAGCAGATCATGAGTTGACAGAAAAATCGTATATGGATGCTGGATTACCACTAAGAGATATAAGTACTTATTCAATTGAAAAAAAGGAGTTTTTAGATGATCCTGTAAAAAATGCCCATAATAAAGCAAATTTAACTGCACCACAGCCCAAAACACTGGACTTAGAAGGTGTAGATTTATTTGATGATTGGAGTAAATATTTTGATAAAGATAAAAATAATTATTAA